The window aTGGTTAGCTTCTAGTTAAGGGTTGGTGAgtttttgtttatctttttttgGTTGCGAGGCATTAGCCGCCTTGTATATTTTCTGTATGCTGTGGCTTTTTTGCCTCTTGTTATTACATGctgtgtttatctatcaaaaaaaaaattagttgtaGTTGGGCTTGAACTTGGTGGGGATGTGTGGTGATTCTAGTGATGCTTATTATGCATACAAATTCTACCGAACACCAGACAAGTTTAGATGAAATAAGttagataaaatgaaaataactgATGGGTGAGTGGCATTCTTATCAGAGATTTGGGATGCACTCCGAGCTGCTACTGAAGCTGATTTAACCCTTGCACAGGCAATTGTGGACAGTGCTGGTGTGATTGTTCAAAGCGCTGACTTGACAACCTGTTACGATGAGAGAGGTGCCTAATCCATTCTGAACcctgtatttttgttttttttgtgtgCTCATGAATTTTATCCAGCTTATAAAACTTTTATTGCAGGTGCAAAGTATGAACTACCCAAGTATGTTTTGAGTGAACCAACCAATCTGATTCGCGATAattgaaaatggagaaaagaaaagtacAGTGGTCGAGTAAGACTGTAAATTGTGTATATGATGAATCACATTATCGTTTGGTTTCTGAAATACAGTCCTGTTGAAGTTCTGCTTGATACTCATCTTTGTTTATATCCACTTCTGAAGGCTTATGCTAAAGTTTTCTGCATCTTAACAAAAGAGAGAATAGCAGCCACTTTTGTATTTTCTGGGGATTTTCCTGAAGGACTAAAGAAAATGTAACAAAACATTTTGGTTACCGAAATTTATGTTTCAAATTTCTCAATAGagcaattttcatttttaccaTACATCTAGTTGATCTAACAAGCATGTTTCCCCTCAAATGTAGAAGGATTCGCTCGAACCTAGTAAGTAAACTCTCCATACAGAAGTGGCCTGGAGTGTAAAATGCCTTTCTATACTTTCTCTTGGATGCTGTGGTGAACCCACTGCACATCAACACTTATCTTCTGTCATGAAAATAGTTTCAGTACTatgttcatttcttttcttgtcatGAAGATAATTTGAAGATACTGGGTTGGATGTTGGTCTCTTAAGTCCTTCATGTCAATCACCACCACTCCTTTCTCTTCTAACTGGTGATTTCACCGGTCTCTCCATCTCACTCTCTCTTCACCACAGTCGTCAAAGAACTATCAAGTCTAGTAATTTTCTGAGATCAGAGTGCCCTCTTATCAAACTGCTATGGAGGAGCAATCGGTGAGGGTGTGGCTTTCTTTGTTGCCATTTTGTTATGTAAAAATGGCAAAAATTGACTGACAAATTCCAACCTGACCTTAGTTTGATAAATCCAGTGGCTTTCAAAACCCAATCCCAGTCCAACTACTCGTAAGCCTAGCCCAAGATTGTCCATTTTTGGGCTCTGTTTGTCATTACAATTCCCCCAAGTTGCACTCATGACCACAACCCATCAGGTTGCATCAAGAAATGTGAAAAGCAGGGTATAATAGGAATGTAACCTCCCTTCATCTCCTCAACCCCTGCTGTGGGATGTGGTTGGGAGTTGGGAAATTGGGACTTTGGGATACATAATTGGAT of the Vitis vinifera cultivar Pinot Noir 40024 chromosome 10, ASM3070453v1 genome contains:
- the LOC100247989 gene encoding uncharacterized protein LOC100247989, which translates into the protein MGCTGSSRAKGDESSKKIRRPKPWKHSQALTRTQLKQMRDEFWDTAPHYGGQKEIWDALRAATEADLTLAQAIVDSAGVIVQSADLTTCYDERGAKYELPKYVLSEPTNLIRDN